One region of Mucilaginibacter gotjawali genomic DNA includes:
- a CDS encoding FtsK/SpoIIIE family DNA translocase: MPVKGNQFKSNSFKPENQPRQPSAKTERERPVKQKQESPRNFGLMNSQIIKITGLFSLLLSVYFFVAFTSYLFTWQEDQSYVSKANGGWGNLFKTTQELMDNGVKSPMVDNWMGKLGALLSNQFIYEWFGVGSFLFVLVFFIIGYRLLFKVSLFAIGKTLAYSLFGIVYISVFLGFFHAFIADTPNYLEGEFGFWTNRLLDAQIGQTGTAGILIFAALTLLVIAYNIDFKLPNRKKNPDELAEAVPVNQVVPEPADLEDEEISLPVEWPGRANKIKGNGENIAKAEPLKQQPLVQNPIFHEPVVLTPDPNSEGHEPEFENEIPLTVGVTRPTPVLNIEKNDEDKANSLLEQFGIYDHTLELASYKYPTLDLLENYGSNKINVNSDELAANKNKIVETLNHYNIEIDKIKATIGPTVTLYEIIPAPGVRISKIKNLEDDIALSLAALGIRIIAPMPGKGTIGIEVPNQSPEMVSMRSVLATEKWQNTTMDLPIALGKTISNEVFIADLAKMPHLLVAGATGQGKSVGINAILVSLLYKKHPAELKFVLVDPKKVELTLFRKIERHFLAKLPDEADAIITDTKKVVNTLNSLCIEMDQRYDLLKDAGVRNLKEYNEKFVKRKISDPEKHRYLPFIVLVIDEFADLMMTAGKEVEVPIARIAQLARAVGIHLVIATQRPSVNIITGTIKANFPSRLAFRVLSKIDSRTILDTGGADQLIGRGDMLLSTGSDLIRLQCAFVDTHEVERISDFIGNQRGYASAMLLPEYAGEGEASSTKEYDPDNRDPMFEDAARLIVLHQQGSTSLIQRKMKLGYNRAGRIIDQLEAAGIVGPFEGSKARDVLYPDEYSLERYLETLAKQGN; the protein is encoded by the coding sequence ATGCCGGTAAAAGGAAATCAGTTTAAATCAAATAGTTTCAAGCCAGAAAATCAGCCACGCCAGCCATCGGCAAAAACCGAAAGGGAGCGTCCTGTAAAGCAAAAGCAGGAGAGCCCGCGAAATTTCGGGCTGATGAACAGTCAAATCATCAAAATAACAGGCTTATTTTCGCTGCTGCTGTCGGTTTATTTTTTTGTTGCATTTACTTCCTACCTGTTTACCTGGCAGGAAGACCAGAGTTACGTGTCAAAAGCAAATGGCGGCTGGGGCAATTTATTTAAAACCACGCAGGAATTAATGGATAATGGGGTTAAAAGCCCCATGGTTGATAATTGGATGGGCAAGCTGGGCGCTTTATTAAGCAACCAGTTTATTTATGAGTGGTTCGGCGTCGGCTCGTTCCTTTTTGTATTGGTCTTTTTTATCATCGGTTACAGGCTGCTGTTTAAAGTAAGCTTGTTCGCTATCGGAAAAACGCTGGCCTATTCACTTTTCGGCATCGTTTATATCTCCGTATTCTTAGGCTTTTTTCATGCTTTTATTGCTGATACGCCGAACTACCTTGAAGGTGAATTTGGCTTCTGGACCAATCGCCTGCTGGACGCGCAAATAGGACAAACGGGCACAGCCGGTATTTTAATTTTTGCGGCGCTAACCCTATTGGTAATTGCTTACAATATTGACTTTAAATTACCCAACCGTAAAAAAAATCCTGACGAACTTGCAGAAGCGGTGCCTGTTAACCAGGTGGTACCCGAACCTGCAGACCTGGAGGATGAAGAAATATCGTTGCCTGTTGAATGGCCCGGGCGGGCGAATAAAATAAAAGGCAATGGCGAAAACATCGCAAAGGCTGAACCGCTTAAGCAGCAGCCTTTGGTGCAAAATCCAATTTTTCATGAGCCCGTTGTTTTAACACCCGACCCAAACAGCGAAGGGCATGAACCTGAGTTTGAAAATGAGATTCCGTTAACGGTTGGCGTTACCCGCCCTACCCCTGTTTTAAATATTGAAAAAAACGACGAAGATAAAGCCAACAGCCTGCTTGAGCAATTTGGCATTTATGACCATACGCTTGAACTGGCTTCTTATAAATATCCTACGCTGGACCTATTGGAGAATTACGGATCCAACAAAATCAATGTAAACTCGGATGAACTGGCCGCCAATAAAAATAAGATCGTTGAAACGCTGAACCATTATAATATCGAGATAGATAAAATTAAGGCAACCATCGGGCCAACGGTTACCCTGTATGAAATTATACCCGCGCCGGGGGTACGGATCTCCAAAATCAAAAACCTGGAAGATGACATCGCTTTAAGTTTAGCGGCTTTAGGGATCCGTATTATTGCCCCTATGCCGGGTAAAGGTACCATTGGTATCGAGGTACCCAATCAAAGCCCCGAAATGGTTTCGATGCGGTCGGTACTGGCTACTGAGAAATGGCAGAATACGACCATGGACCTGCCCATCGCCCTCGGAAAAACCATCAGCAACGAAGTGTTTATTGCCGATCTGGCTAAGATGCCACACTTACTGGTTGCGGGGGCTACAGGGCAGGGTAAATCAGTTGGTATTAATGCGATATTGGTATCGCTGCTATACAAAAAACATCCTGCCGAACTGAAATTTGTTTTGGTGGATCCGAAAAAGGTGGAGCTAACCCTTTTCCGCAAGATAGAAAGGCACTTTTTGGCAAAACTGCCGGACGAAGCCGATGCCATTATCACTGACACTAAAAAGGTAGTGAATACCCTGAACTCCCTGTGTATCGAAATGGACCAGCGGTATGACCTGTTAAAAGACGCCGGTGTGCGTAACCTGAAGGAATACAACGAAAAATTTGTTAAGCGAAAGATCAGTGATCCGGAAAAGCACCGGTACCTGCCTTTTATTGTGCTGGTAATTGATGAGTTTGCCGACCTGATGATGACCGCCGGAAAAGAAGTGGAAGTGCCGATAGCCCGTATAGCGCAACTGGCGCGTGCGGTGGGTATTCACCTGGTAATTGCCACGCAAAGGCCATCGGTAAATATTATTACCGGTACCATAAAGGCTAACTTTCCCTCCAGGCTCGCTTTCAGGGTGCTCTCAAAGATCGATTCGCGTACCATACTGGATACGGGCGGCGCCGACCAATTGATCGGACGCGGGGATATGCTGCTGTCAACCGGCAGCGATTTGATCCGCCTGCAGTGCGCGTTTGTGGATACACACGAAGTGGAACGGATCTCGGATTTTATAGGTAACCAGCGGGGTTATGCCTCGGCAATGTTGCTGCCGGAGTATGCCGGTGAGGGTGAAGCCAGCAGCACCAAAGAATATGACCCTGATAACCGCGATCCGATGTTTGAAGATGCTGCCCGATTAATTGTACTGCACCAGCAGGGCTCTACTTCGCTGATACAACGTAAAATGAAACTAGGTTATAACCGTGCCGGGCGCATCATCGACCAGTTGGAAGCGGCCGGTATAGTTGGCCCGTTTGAAGGCAGTAAAGCCCGTGACGTTTTGTACCCGGATGAATACAGCCTGGAGCGATATTTGGAAACGCTGGCAAAACAAGGCAATTAA
- a CDS encoding ankyrin repeat domain-containing protein gives MSVEKLESYITSADLNGLDALLVSEPALAKSRTSHQVSPLMLSCYYKKPEVTALLLKYVDEISLFEAAAAGKFDVVANLVYQHPEAINFYAEDGFTSLGLACYFGQYEIARYLVLKGADVNLPSNNGFQVYPLHSAAAGNYTQIARMLIENNAQVNVRQQAGVTALHSAAQNGNIDLLILLLEHGADVSIRMEGGKLAADLAREKGFIEIAEALA, from the coding sequence ATGAGCGTAGAAAAACTGGAGTCATACATCACCAGCGCCGATCTGAACGGCCTTGATGCCTTGCTGGTAAGTGAGCCGGCGTTGGCAAAAAGCCGTACCAGTCACCAGGTTTCTCCGCTCATGCTTTCCTGTTACTATAAAAAGCCCGAGGTTACCGCCCTGCTGTTGAAATATGTTGATGAGATCAGTTTATTTGAAGCGGCAGCAGCAGGCAAGTTTGATGTGGTTGCCAACCTGGTATACCAGCACCCTGAGGCGATAAATTTTTATGCCGAAGATGGGTTTACATCACTGGGCCTGGCCTGCTATTTCGGGCAGTATGAAATTGCACGATACCTTGTTTTAAAAGGTGCCGATGTTAATCTACCGTCCAACAACGGGTTCCAGGTTTATCCCCTGCATTCAGCCGCTGCCGGAAATTATACCCAGATTGCGCGGATGCTGATTGAAAATAACGCGCAGGTAAACGTAAGGCAGCAGGCGGGCGTTACCGCACTGCACTCTGCTGCACAAAATGGCAATATCGACCTGCTCATTCTTCTGCTTGAGCATGGCGCCGATGTGAGCATCCGGATGGAAGGCGGCAAACTCGCTGCCGACCTGGCCCGCGAAAAGGGCTTTATTGAAATTGCCGAAGCGCTGGCTTAA
- a CDS encoding GDSL-type esterase/lipase family protein: MTKTRIITLFLLLFAAAINAQQKVIPLYNGADPGSENWTYNEKVKEYNQPTFHGSVVYDVSRPTLTVYPADPAINTGTAMIVCPGGGFYILSMTSEGTEVAHWLNQKGITVFVLKYRLAESLTNDPATELFTNLQKKDFNEKIKSIVPLSIADGKEAIRYVREHAAEYGISPSRIGIIGFSAGGTVAAASAFKYTAENRPDFVAPIYGFLPHELQTDLAKDEPPMYIAAASDDQLGLAPHSVELYSKWLAAKFPVEMHMYVKGGHGFGMNKQNIPTDTWIDRFGDWLGELGLLKPIDPKVQVHLDEEEKNRKVNAERPAKDWAFIKKYEEENSKVPAPAEGENRVVFMGNSITEGWNSWGDPAFFTGKPYYDRGISGQTSGQMLVRFREDVINLKPKVVLIMAGINDIAENNGPSKLEDVFGNIVSMAVLAKSAHIKVVLCSVMPAFRFPWRPAIDPVPGIAKLNTMIKDYCDQNHMVYCDYFTAMADDRRGLPAALSGDGVHPNLAGYKMMEPIAEKAIAQALGR; this comes from the coding sequence ATGACGAAGACAAGGATAATTACATTGTTCTTATTGCTTTTTGCTGCCGCCATAAATGCCCAGCAAAAAGTGATCCCGCTTTATAACGGTGCCGATCCGGGTTCCGAAAACTGGACCTATAACGAAAAAGTGAAAGAATATAACCAGCCAACTTTTCATGGTTCGGTTGTTTATGATGTTTCCCGCCCTACCCTAACCGTTTACCCGGCTGATCCCGCTATTAATACCGGCACCGCGATGATTGTTTGCCCGGGCGGTGGTTTTTATATTTTATCCATGACGAGTGAGGGTACCGAAGTGGCCCATTGGCTGAATCAAAAAGGCATTACGGTTTTCGTATTAAAGTATAGGCTGGCCGAAAGCCTTACAAATGACCCCGCAACTGAGCTTTTTACCAATCTGCAGAAAAAAGATTTTAACGAAAAGATAAAATCCATCGTACCGTTAAGTATTGCCGATGGGAAAGAAGCAATCAGGTATGTACGTGAACATGCGGCCGAATATGGTATCTCGCCTTCGCGCATCGGCATCATCGGGTTCTCGGCTGGTGGTACGGTTGCGGCGGCATCGGCCTTTAAATACACCGCCGAAAACCGGCCCGATTTTGTAGCGCCGATATATGGATTTCTGCCGCATGAACTGCAAACTGACCTCGCCAAAGATGAACCGCCGATGTATATCGCCGCAGCTTCGGACGATCAATTGGGGCTGGCCCCGCATAGCGTTGAGCTTTATTCAAAATGGCTGGCTGCCAAATTCCCTGTTGAAATGCACATGTACGTAAAAGGCGGACATGGATTTGGGATGAATAAACAAAACATCCCTACAGATACCTGGATTGACCGCTTTGGTGACTGGCTGGGCGAACTGGGTCTTTTGAAACCTATCGACCCAAAAGTGCAGGTACACCTGGACGAGGAAGAAAAAAACAGGAAAGTTAATGCCGAACGGCCCGCCAAAGACTGGGCATTCATCAAAAAATACGAGGAAGAAAATAGTAAAGTACCTGCACCAGCTGAAGGCGAAAATCGTGTTGTTTTTATGGGCAACTCCATCACCGAAGGCTGGAACAGCTGGGGCGACCCGGCTTTCTTTACGGGAAAGCCTTATTATGACCGGGGTATCAGCGGGCAAACAAGCGGGCAAATGCTGGTGCGCTTCCGCGAGGATGTGATCAACCTAAAACCAAAGGTGGTGCTGATAATGGCCGGGATAAATGATATCGCCGAAAACAACGGCCCCTCAAAACTGGAGGATGTTTTTGGCAATATCGTATCTATGGCTGTGCTCGCCAAATCGGCCCATATAAAAGTAGTGTTATGCTCTGTTATGCCTGCTTTCCGTTTCCCCTGGCGGCCGGCTATCGACCCTGTCCCCGGTATAGCCAAACTGAATACCATGATAAAAGACTATTGCGATCAAAACCATATGGTTTATTGTGATTATTTTACCGCTATGGCGGATGACCGCAGGGGTTTACCTGCAGCCTTGTCCGGCGATGGCGTCCACCCCAACCTTGCAGGTTATAAAATGATGGAGCCTATTGCTGAGAAGGCGATTGCGCAGGCGTTGGGGAGGTAG
- a CDS encoding LolA family protein, producing MKKLILLPLLLLISSYTFAQKDAAAKAILNKVSEKYRLYDVVKTDFDFTLDNQQAKIKETRNGTLIARSKANKFKVTIYSAGPSSKADVEQEVISDGKTQWTYLKKDNEVQVNNVDNSGSGINPAQIFTIYEKGYKYIYNGEVKIAGKTYQEIDLTPEEDKQFFKVRLEIDKVKKQIYSALIFDKNGNRYTYTIRGFVPNIQVPDNTFSFDPKAHKGVEVVDLR from the coding sequence ATGAAAAAGCTAATTCTATTACCCCTCCTTTTACTGATAAGTTCCTACACATTCGCCCAAAAAGATGCCGCAGCAAAAGCAATACTTAATAAAGTGAGCGAAAAATACCGCCTTTATGATGTAGTGAAAACAGATTTTGATTTTACCCTGGATAACCAGCAGGCGAAGATAAAAGAAACCCGTAACGGCACTTTGATAGCCCGATCAAAAGCCAATAAGTTTAAGGTAACTATTTACAGCGCCGGGCCATCGTCAAAGGCTGATGTAGAACAGGAAGTGATCAGCGATGGTAAAACCCAATGGACCTATCTTAAAAAAGATAATGAAGTGCAGGTAAATAATGTTGACAATAGCGGCAGCGGCATCAACCCTGCCCAAATATTCACTATTTACGAAAAAGGCTATAAATATATTTACAATGGCGAAGTAAAGATAGCCGGAAAAACCTACCAGGAAATTGACCTGACCCCCGAAGAGGATAAACAGTTTTTTAAAGTGCGTTTAGAAATAGATAAAGTTAAAAAACAGATCTACAGCGCCCTGATCTTCGACAAAAACGGCAACCGGTATACTTATACCATACGCGGTTTTGTACCCAACATCCAGGTACCGGATAATACTTTCTCTTTCGATCCTAAAGCGCATAAAGGGGTTGAAGTGGTTGATTTACGGTAA
- a CDS encoding acyltransferase family protein: MEQINNRFTSLDVFRGMTICFMIIVNNPGSDISFAPLDHAKWFGFTPTDLVFPSFLFAMGNAMSFAMKKFDGLSSSSVILKILKRSALIFLVAYCLEFLGSLRHQVNGGWSVGSIDHLRILGVLPRIALCYLFAAMMVYFIKSKNVIIVISILLLLGYWVILRIFGDPGNHFGMLTNVGTYIDKAVLGENHMYHGEGVAFDPEGILSTLPSIVNVICGYYAGKFIQEKGKSFEMISKLLMAGFLLIFLALCWNMSFPIAKKLWTSSFVLLTVGIDLVLISALVYIVEMQKWNPLNWTSFFTTFGKNPLAIYIFGDFFGFVVGWFYINKMNFNEIMSVKVFQVIAPGAIGSLLFAIYYMLVCWLFGKILDKRKIYIRV; this comes from the coding sequence ATGGAACAAATTAACAACAGGTTTACATCGCTGGATGTGTTTCGCGGGATGACTATTTGTTTTATGATCATCGTGAACAATCCGGGCAGCGATATCTCATTTGCCCCATTGGATCATGCCAAATGGTTTGGTTTTACGCCTACCGACCTGGTTTTCCCATCCTTCCTGTTTGCTATGGGGAATGCCATGAGCTTCGCCATGAAGAAATTTGATGGGCTGAGCAGCAGTTCGGTTATTCTGAAAATATTAAAAAGATCAGCATTGATTTTTTTAGTGGCCTATTGCCTTGAATTTTTAGGCTCGCTCCGTCACCAGGTAAACGGGGGGTGGTCGGTAGGATCAATTGACCATTTGCGGATACTTGGCGTATTACCACGCATTGCGCTCTGTTATCTGTTTGCAGCAATGATGGTATATTTTATTAAGTCGAAGAATGTTATCATTGTTATCAGTATATTACTATTGCTGGGCTATTGGGTGATCCTGCGGATCTTCGGCGATCCGGGTAATCATTTTGGTATGCTCACCAATGTTGGTACCTATATTGATAAAGCGGTGCTGGGTGAAAACCATATGTACCACGGCGAGGGTGTAGCTTTTGACCCTGAAGGTATTTTAAGTACGCTGCCGTCCATTGTAAACGTTATCTGCGGCTATTATGCAGGTAAATTCATCCAGGAAAAAGGGAAGTCGTTTGAAATGATCTCGAAACTTTTGATGGCCGGCTTCCTGCTTATCTTCCTGGCCCTTTGCTGGAACATGAGCTTCCCTATTGCCAAAAAATTATGGACAAGCTCCTTTGTTCTGTTAACCGTCGGTATCGACCTCGTATTAATTTCTGCGTTGGTGTATATCGTTGAAATGCAAAAATGGAACCCGTTAAACTGGACGTCCTTTTTCACCACCTTCGGTAAAAACCCGCTGGCTATTTATATTTTTGGCGATTTCTTTGGGTTTGTAGTTGGCTGGTTTTATATCAATAAAATGAATTTTAACGAGATCATGAGCGTAAAGGTGTTCCAGGTAATAGCGCCCGGCGCTATAGGCTCACTATTATTTGCTATTTACTACATGCTGGTGTGCTGGTTATTTGGTAAGATATTGGATAAGCGGAAGATTTATATCAGGGTGTAA
- a CDS encoding DUF4265 domain-containing protein translates to MPDSSSVKILFNFFSDILDDYATETLLAEVVNEEYGYYKLKNLPFYVPKLALDDVVWAEFKQSEGMLVCRKTVQHSGNSTIQGILLNIEPDMDEILVTFKADGCVAEKLNDRYFTIAVPASVDYIPLKSKLDKLKREKVLDYAESSLSDKHQYKNMPSL, encoded by the coding sequence ATGCCCGACAGCAGTTCAGTTAAAATACTTTTTAACTTTTTCAGCGATATACTCGATGACTATGCCACCGAAACCTTGCTGGCGGAAGTTGTGAACGAAGAGTACGGCTATTATAAACTAAAAAACCTTCCTTTTTATGTGCCAAAACTGGCTTTGGATGATGTGGTTTGGGCAGAATTTAAACAAAGCGAAGGAATGTTGGTCTGTCGTAAAACCGTTCAGCATTCAGGTAATTCAACTATCCAGGGTATATTATTAAATATTGAACCAGACATGGATGAAATTTTGGTCACTTTTAAAGCGGATGGCTGTGTTGCGGAAAAACTTAACGACAGATACTTTACAATAGCAGTACCTGCGTCTGTTGATTACATCCCGCTAAAAAGTAAACTGGATAAACTCAAAAGGGAAAAAGTGCTGGATTACGCGGAATCCAGTCTGTCAGACAAACACCAGTACAAAAACATGCCCTCGCTATAG
- a CDS encoding acyltransferase family protein, with product MEQTSNRFLSLDVFRGMTIVFMIIVNTAGSGAAPFAPLEHAKWFGFTPTDLVFPSFLFAVGNAMSFAMKKFDSLATGAVVFRIFKRAAIIFLLGYLMYWFPFVQHDATGYHLAPISTTRIFGVLQRIALCYLFASLIIYFIKSKTAVVVISIAMLLGYWFILLIFGDHSDPYGMLTNFGTTLDKNLLGDAHLYHGEGVAFDPEGILSTLPAIVNVICGYYAGKFIQEKGKGYETISKLMLYGFLFIFIALCWNMTFPIAKKLWTSPFVLLTVGIDLVLISALIYIVEIKLWNQGNWTKFFTTVGKNPLPVYLFSELFVVILYMIHIGPKSFYEWINAVFFQVIAPGAVGSLLFAICYMLVCWTFGKILDKNKIYIRV from the coding sequence ATGGAACAAACCTCTAACCGGTTTCTTTCGCTGGATGTTTTTCGCGGAATGACGATCGTTTTTATGATCATTGTTAATACTGCCGGAAGCGGTGCTGCCCCGTTTGCCCCGCTTGAACATGCCAAATGGTTTGGTTTTACCCCGACAGACCTGGTATTTCCATCCTTTTTATTTGCGGTAGGCAATGCGATGAGTTTTGCGATGAAAAAGTTTGATAGTTTAGCAACCGGCGCGGTAGTTTTCAGGATCTTTAAACGGGCGGCAATCATCTTTTTGCTGGGCTACCTGATGTATTGGTTTCCCTTTGTGCAGCATGACGCTACCGGCTACCACCTGGCGCCGATCAGTACAACCCGTATTTTTGGCGTATTGCAGCGTATAGCCCTTTGTTATCTTTTTGCATCGCTTATCATCTATTTTATTAAATCCAAAACGGCCGTTGTGGTCATCAGCATAGCAATGCTTTTGGGTTACTGGTTTATCCTGCTCATTTTTGGCGATCATAGTGATCCGTATGGTATGCTCACTAACTTCGGCACTACATTGGATAAAAATTTGTTGGGCGATGCTCACCTGTACCATGGGGAAGGTGTGGCATTCGATCCCGAAGGTATTTTAAGCACACTGCCGGCCATCGTAAATGTGATCTGCGGATATTATGCCGGTAAGTTCATCCAGGAAAAAGGCAAAGGATATGAAACTATTTCAAAGCTGATGTTATACGGCTTCCTGTTTATTTTTATCGCCCTTTGCTGGAATATGACTTTCCCGATCGCTAAAAAATTATGGACAAGCCCATTCGTATTATTAACCGTAGGGATCGATCTGGTGCTGATCTCCGCACTGATTTATATTGTAGAAATCAAATTATGGAACCAGGGAAACTGGACGAAGTTTTTTACTACAGTAGGCAAAAACCCGCTGCCCGTATACTTGTTTTCCGAACTTTTTGTGGTGATCCTGTATATGATTCATATCGGGCCTAAAAGCTTTTATGAATGGATCAACGCTGTCTTTTTCCAGGTGATAGCGCCTGGCGCCGTAGGATCGTTGCTATTTGCGATATGCTATATGCTTGTTTGCTGGACATTTGGTAAAATACTGGATAAAAACAAAATCTACATCAGGGTTTAA
- a CDS encoding polysaccharide deacetylase family protein, which produces MKKLSFLSFLLIAAVAVSAQETKTYAEKLGWPKGARVLILHVDDAGMSHESDEGVEKAISEGVSTSTSVMMPCPFVPEIVKYIKEHPGFDAGLHLTLTSEWNNYRWGPLAGKAAVPGLVDKQGSLYSSVEGVYFNASADEVDKEMRAQLDRALTMGFKPTHLDSHMGTLFAKESYMQKYLLLGIEKQIPVMFPGGNDLFYRYEAKAATIAELKKQGKYTEGMKIAEPAALDKAKTIGEYLWKNGLPVLDDLHNSSYDWNMPDVDHKTDAEIQKWYTDHYIESIGRLSPGLTMVIMHCTMPSANFKYISDTGNKRKGDLLAMLDPRLRKFLTDNGFILTTWREVMERRIKVGNTE; this is translated from the coding sequence ATGAAAAAGTTAAGTTTTTTATCGTTTCTGCTGATTGCCGCAGTGGCCGTATCCGCGCAGGAAACAAAAACCTATGCCGAAAAATTGGGCTGGCCCAAGGGGGCCAGGGTGCTGATCCTGCATGTGGATGATGCGGGCATGTCGCATGAGTCGGATGAAGGGGTTGAAAAAGCCATCTCCGAGGGGGTATCCACTTCAACCAGCGTGATGATGCCCTGCCCGTTTGTGCCGGAGATTGTAAAGTATATCAAAGAACACCCCGGATTTGATGCCGGCCTGCATTTAACCTTAACATCCGAATGGAATAATTACAGGTGGGGGCCCCTGGCCGGAAAAGCAGCAGTGCCGGGTTTGGTGGATAAACAGGGTAGTTTGTATTCTTCTGTCGAAGGTGTTTACTTTAACGCGTCAGCTGATGAGGTGGATAAAGAAATGCGTGCACAGCTCGACAGGGCATTAACCATGGGATTTAAACCCACGCACCTGGATTCGCACATGGGGACGCTTTTTGCCAAAGAATCCTATATGCAAAAATATCTGCTGCTGGGGATTGAAAAACAGATCCCGGTGATGTTTCCCGGTGGCAATGACCTTTTTTACCGCTATGAGGCTAAAGCGGCCACCATTGCTGAGCTAAAGAAACAAGGCAAATACACCGAAGGAATGAAAATTGCCGAACCTGCTGCCTTAGACAAAGCAAAAACAATAGGGGAGTACCTGTGGAAAAACGGCTTACCTGTTTTGGACGACCTGCACAATTCCAGCTACGACTGGAATATGCCCGATGTTGATCATAAAACAGATGCAGAAATTCAAAAATGGTACACCGATCATTATATCGAAAGCATCGGCAGGCTGAGCCCTGGTTTAACCATGGTGATTATGCATTGCACCATGCCATCGGCCAATTTTAAATACATATCCGATACGGGCAATAAACGCAAAGGCGACCTGCTGGCCATGCTCGACCCGCGCCTGCGGAAATTTTTAACAGATAACGGCTTTATTTTAACCACCTGGCGGGAAGTTATGGAGCGAAGGATAAAGGTTGGGAATACGGAATAA
- a CDS encoding MBL fold metallo-hydrolase, with the protein MRVTFLGTGTSQGVPVIACGCEVCTSADPRDKRLRTSILIEGEQKVVVIDSGPDFRYQMLRAKVQRLDAIVFTHEHKDHVAGLDDIRAFNYKQRGAIDVYADARVQEALKKEFHYIFREFKYPGIPQLNLHTLYGDPFNIGKLTFTPIEVMHYKLPILGFRIKDFTYITDAKTISEAEKEKIRGSRILVVNALQKEEHISHFTFDEAIAFALDIGAEKTYLTHISHRLGKHAEISETLPAGIELAYDGLELDIG; encoded by the coding sequence TTGAGGGTTACATTTTTAGGCACCGGAACTTCGCAGGGTGTACCTGTTATTGCCTGCGGCTGCGAGGTTTGTACCTCTGCTGACCCCCGCGATAAACGATTGCGCACCTCTATTCTGATTGAAGGCGAACAAAAAGTAGTCGTAATTGATTCGGGACCTGATTTCAGGTACCAGATGTTGCGGGCCAAAGTGCAGCGCCTGGATGCCATTGTGTTTACCCATGAGCATAAAGACCACGTAGCCGGCCTGGATGACATCAGGGCCTTTAATTATAAGCAGCGGGGGGCAATTGATGTTTATGCAGATGCACGGGTACAGGAAGCTTTAAAAAAAGAGTTTCATTATATCTTTCGTGAATTTAAATACCCCGGCATCCCGCAGCTAAATTTGCATACCCTTTATGGCGACCCTTTTAATATCGGCAAATTAACATTTACCCCTATTGAGGTGATGCACTACAAATTGCCCATATTAGGTTTCAGGATAAAGGATTTTACCTATATAACCGATGCCAAAACAATTAGTGAGGCCGAAAAAGAAAAAATAAGAGGATCAAGAATACTGGTGGTAAACGCCCTGCAAAAGGAGGAACATATCTCGCATTTTACTTTTGACGAAGCGATAGCGTTTGCACTGGATATCGGGGCGGAGAAAACATACTTAACACATATCAGCCACCGCCTTGGAAAACATGCTGAAATTTCCGAAACCCTTCCTGCCGGTATTGAGTTAGCTTATGACGGGCTGGAGCTGGATATTGGTTGA